AGCGAAGAGAAATCCATGTTGTTCGTTTCCTCGGAGGTCTTTTGTCAGCCTGCCAGCAGGCTCTGGAAAATGGGCACGGCACGGTTGAGCTGATCCAGCGCCACGGATTCATGCGGCGTATGCGCGGTCTCGATCGGGCCAGGCCCCAGCACCACGCAGGGCGCGATGGCCTGGAGCTCGGAGGCGTCGGTGCCGTAGGGCGCGGTGCGGGCCGCCTCACCGGTAATGGCGCAGGCGCGGCGGATCAGCGGGTGGTCGGCGGGCAGTTCGGGCGGGTGGCCCTCATGCGCCTCCTCCAGCGTCAGGCCATTGGCCCGCGCCGCCTCGCGCATCACGGAAAGGACGGGCGAGGGATCGATCTTGTGGCTGTAGCGAAACTTGATGCGCGCCGTGGCTTTCGCGACGGTCACGTTCACCGCGGTGCCGTGATTGTCCACCACCAGGTTGAAGTCGCTGAACACCGGATCATAGGCCGTGTCCTGCAGGCTCGGGTCGTTCCGCAGCCGCTCGAACATGGCCTTCACCTCGACGAGGAAGGGGATCAGCGCCCAGTTCGCGTTCAGCCCCTTGCCGGTGGAGGAATGCGCCTGCACGCCCTCGGCCGTCGCGGTGAAGGCGATATGCGCGCGATGGCCGCGCACCGGGATCAGGCTGGTGGGCTCGGCCACCACGATGCCGGCGAGGCCCGCCTTCTGCGCCAGCTTCGACTGCCCGGCGATGATGCGCGCCCCCTGCTTCGTCGTCTCCTCATCGGTCGTGATCAGCAGCGTGGCGCGGGGGGCCTGCTTCGCCGCCATGATGCAGGCGGCGACCGCGCCCTTCATGTCCACCGCGCCCAGGCCATGCAGCACGCCGTCACGGATCGCCCCGCTCCAGGGGTCGTCGGTCCAGCCGGTGGCGGGCACCGTGTCCATGTGGCCGGAGAGGGCGAGGCCACCCGGGCCGCCGCGATGGGCCACCAAGGCGCGCTTCGCCACCCCGGCGCCATCCACATAATCCAGCCTTTCGATCTCGAATCCGTCCAGTTCGGCCTCGATGCGATCGGCGACGGCGATGTTGGAGAGGTGGCTGCGGCTGTCCATCCGCACGAGATCGGCCGCGAGCCGGGCAAGTTCGTTTTCCCAAGGGAGGTTTTGCATGGGGCGAGGCTTGCCCGAAGCGGGCTTGCGCGCAACCCTGGCCGGCATGACCTCCTATCTCGATCCGCGTTCGGGCCGCACCTATCCGCTCGAAACCCCGCGCTGGTGCGGCGATGACCGCGCCCCCCTGCTGCTGACCGACCTGCCGGGAATCGGGCGGGACGACATCGCGCGCGGCGTGCGCAGCATCTGGCGCTATGCCGCCGCCCTGCCCTTCCTGCCGGCCCGGCCGATCTCCATGGGCGAGGGCTGCACGCCGCTCATGGAAATGGCCCTGGGCGAGGGCACCGCCCTGCTGAAATGCGAATGGTTCATGCCGACCGGCAGCTTCAAGGATCGCGGCGCCTCGGTGATGCTCTCCCTGCTGCGGGAGCAGGGGGTGACTTCGGTGCTGGAGGACAGTTCCGGCAATGGCGGCGCCGCCGTCTCGGCCTATGCGGCGGCGGGCGGCATGGAGGCGACCATCTTCGTGCCCGCCAGCACCAGCCCGGCCAAGACGGTGCAGAGCCGCGCCGCCGGGGCCCATATCACGCTGGTGCCGGGCTCGCGCCAGGATTGCGCGGATGCGGCGGAGCGCGAGGCGGAACGGATCTTCTACGCCAGCCACAATTGGCAGCCCTTCTTCCTGCAGGGCACCAAGAGCCTGGCCTATGAGCTTTGGGAGGATTTCAACTTCCAGACGCCGGACAACGTGATCGTCCCCTGCGGGGCGGGTTCCAATGTGCTCGGCCTGCACATCGGCTTTTCCGAGCTTTTGCGCGCGGGCCAGATCAGCAAGCTGCCGCGCATCTTCGCGGCCCAGCCGGCGAATTGCGCGCCCATCGCCCGGGCGGCGCTGGGGCTGGATCCGGTGGCGGCGCAGCCGACCATCGCCGAGGGGACGGCCATCGCGCAGCCCTTGCGGACCAGCGAATGCCTGCGCGCCATGCGCGAGAGCGGCGGCGGCGCGGTCATGCTGGCGGAGGATGAGATCGCGGCGGCCTCGCTCATGCTGGCGAAGCGCGGCGTCTATGTGGAGCCCACCTGCGCCCAGGCGGCCGCCGCCTTCGGGAAGCTGCTCGCCTCGGGCAAGATCGCCGGGCGCGAGAGCACGGTCGTGGTTCTCACCGGCACCGGCCTGAAATCCACCCCCCGCTATGCCGAATTGCTGGGCGTGGAGATCTGAGCGCGGTCCGAGGTTGCCCGAGGGGTCCGGGGAGACCGTGGCGCCCCGGTTTCCTTGACTTTCGAGGGGCCTTCGGTATATTTTCCTAGAATGTATCTCATCATCCCCGCCCGCCTTTCAGCGTCACATCCACCGCCTCGGGCGGTGCGCATCCCGGCCTTGCGCGGCGGGCTCCGGCGCGGATTTGGCGCCTTCGGGATTTGTCCGAAAGCGGGGTTCCGCCGCGGAGCCCCCCCGGTAAGATCGTAAGATGGTAAGGCGAGACGCCTTCCCGCAGTTCTGTATTGGAGACGGCCCGTGAGCCCGCGCATCGCCCTGTTGGGCTTTTCCATCGAGTGCAACCGCTTCGCGCCCATCGCGACCGAGGCGGATTTCGCCTATCGCTGCCTGCTGCGCGGCGATGCCATCGTGACCGATGCGCGCAGCGCCAGCCCCCAGGCACTGGGCGAGATGCCGGGCTTCGTGACCGCCATGGACGCGACCGGCCCCTGGCAGCCGCGCCCCCTCACCCTCGCCATGGCCGAGCCCAATGGGCCGGTGGACCATGCCTTCTTCGAGAGCCTGATGGAGGAATGGCGCATCGGCCTGCGTGCCCTGCGCGGCCAGGTGGAGGGCGCCTTCTGCGTCATGCATGGCGCGGGGCTGACGACGGTGCTGGATGACCCGGAGGGCGCGGTGCAGGCGCTGGTGCGGGCCGAGCTGGGGGAGATCCCCTTCATCTGCACCTATGACCTGCATGCCAATGTCAGCGACGCCAATGTGGCGCTGAACGACGCCTATGTGGGCTATCTGACGAACCCGCACATGGATATGCGCGCGCGCGGCGAGGAGAGCGCGGGCCTGATGCGCCGGCTGCTGAAGGGCGAGCGCTTCGTGCGCGCGCATCGCCGCCTGCCGATCGTGGCCCCCACCGTCTCGCTGCTCACGGCGCAGGGGCCTTATGCGGAGGTGATCAATCTGGGCCAGGAGCGCCGCGCCGCCGATACGCGCATCGTGAATGTCTCGGTGATGGCGGGCTTCGCCTATGGCGACACGCCCTTCAACGGCATGTGCGCCATCGTCACCGCGACCCACCAGGGCGCCGCCGATGCGCTGACCGATGAGCTGGCGGACGCCGCCTGGGCGCGGCGCGACCGCTTCGTGGCGAAGCTGACGCCGCTGGAGGAAGCGACCGAGCGCGCAATGACCAGCCCCACGCCGCTCGCCTTCGCCGATGTCGCCGACAATCCCGGCGGCGGCGGGCGCGGCAACACCATGTGGCTGCTGGAGGCGTTTCATCGCGCGGGTGTGCAGGGCGCGGTGTTTGGCGTGATCCATGACCCGGCGCTGGTGGCGGAGGCCAAGGCGGTGGGCGTCGGCGGCCAGTTCGAGGCGCGGTTCAACCGCGCGGCCGAACAGGACCCTTTCAGCCGCCCCTTCGCGGCCGAAGCCGAGGTGAAGGCGCTCTCCGACGGGCATGTGACGGGGCGGCGGGGCATCTTCGCCGGCACGGCGATGCAGCTGGGCGACACGGCCTGGCTGCGCCTGGGCGGCATTGACGTGGTGGTGATCAGCCAGCGCACGCAATGCGCGGACCCGGCCTTCCTGGAGCATCTGGGCATTGACGTGGGCGCGGCGCGCTGCGTCGTGGTGAAGTCACGCGGGCATTTCCGCGGCGGCTTCGACGAGTTCTTCCAGCACGAGCAGATCGTGGAGGTGGATGCGCCGGGCCTCACCTCGCCCATCCTCTCCCGCTTCGACTGGACGAAATTGCCGCGGCCCGTGCTGCCGCTGGATCAGGACGCCTCGCGATGAACCTCGATGAACTGACCACGCCGGCTTTGGTGCTGGATCTGGGTGTGCTGAAGCGCAACCTGGCCATGATGCAGCGCGCCATCGCGCGCCACCCCGGCGTCGTGCTGCGGCCACACCTCAAGACCGCGAAGTCGCGCGATGTGGCGATGTTGGCGGCACCCGATTTCGGCCCCGTCACCGTCAGCACCCTGGCCGAGGCGCGCTACTTCGCCGAGGGCGGCTGGCGGGACCAGATCTATGCGGTGGGGATCACGCCGCAGAAGCTCGATGCCGTGGCCGCGCTGAATGCCGATGGGGCGGATGTGAAGGTCATCACCGATGATGTGGAGGCCGCCCAGGCCATCGCCGCGCATCCGGGAAAGATCCGCGCGCTGGTCGAGGTGGATGTGGGCGAGGGCCGCGGCGGCGTGCCGCCGGATGAGGCGCGGGCCATCGCGGCCGCACTCGGCGGGAAGCTCGCCGGCGTCTTCACCCATGCCGGCCACTCCTACGGCGGGCGCAGCATCCCCGAGATGGCCGCGATCGCCGAGCTGGAGCGCGCGGGCGTGGTGCGCGCCGCTGACGCGCTGCGCGAGGCCGGGTTCAAGCTGGAGATCGTGAGCCTCGGTTCCTCCCCCACCGCGCTGCATGCGGAGAAGCTGGACGGCATCACCGAGATCCGCGCGGGTGTTTATATGTTCGGGGACCTGTTCCAGGCGCAGCTCGGCACCCACCCCGAGGGCGATATCGCGGTGACGGTGCTGGCCAGCGTCATCGGCCGCAAGCCGGCGCGCGGCGCGCTGCTGCTGGATTCCGGCGCGCTGGCCATGAGCAAGGACCGCAGCACGGAGAAGGCGCCGCGCGACTACGGTTTCGGCCTGGTGCTGGACATGGATGGCGGGAACACGCTGGGCGAGCCGATCCTGACGCGGGTGCATCAGGAGCATGGCGAGGCGGTGCCCGCGCCCATGCTGCCCATCGGCACGAAACTGCGCGTGGCCCCCAATCATACCTGCCTGACAGCGGCCGCCTTCGACCGCTATCATGTGGTGGATGGATCGCGCGAGGTGATCGCCGTGTGGGACCGTGTCAACGGATGGTAGCGCATGAGGACTGGTCCGCGCTGCGGGCGGCGGAGACCCAGCGCATGCTGGCCGCCTGCACCCGCTGCGGCGCCTGCTTCGAGGCCTGCCCGATGGTGCCTTATGCGCGGGATGCGCGCGGCACC
This region of Sediminicoccus rosea genomic DNA includes:
- a CDS encoding M81 family metallopeptidase; this translates as MSPRIALLGFSIECNRFAPIATEADFAYRCLLRGDAIVTDARSASPQALGEMPGFVTAMDATGPWQPRPLTLAMAEPNGPVDHAFFESLMEEWRIGLRALRGQVEGAFCVMHGAGLTTVLDDPEGAVQALVRAELGEIPFICTYDLHANVSDANVALNDAYVGYLTNPHMDMRARGEESAGLMRRLLKGERFVRAHRRLPIVAPTVSLLTAQGPYAEVINLGQERRAADTRIVNVSVMAGFAYGDTPFNGMCAIVTATHQGAADALTDELADAAWARRDRFVAKLTPLEEATERAMTSPTPLAFADVADNPGGGGRGNTMWLLEAFHRAGVQGAVFGVIHDPALVAEAKAVGVGGQFEARFNRAAEQDPFSRPFAAEAEVKALSDGHVTGRRGIFAGTAMQLGDTAWLRLGGIDVVVISQRTQCADPAFLEHLGIDVGAARCVVVKSRGHFRGGFDEFFQHEQIVEVDAPGLTSPILSRFDWTKLPRPVLPLDQDASR
- a CDS encoding threonine synthase, coding for MTSYLDPRSGRTYPLETPRWCGDDRAPLLLTDLPGIGRDDIARGVRSIWRYAAALPFLPARPISMGEGCTPLMEMALGEGTALLKCEWFMPTGSFKDRGASVMLSLLREQGVTSVLEDSSGNGGAAVSAYAAAGGMEATIFVPASTSPAKTVQSRAAGAHITLVPGSRQDCADAAEREAERIFYASHNWQPFFLQGTKSLAYELWEDFNFQTPDNVIVPCGAGSNVLGLHIGFSELLRAGQISKLPRIFAAQPANCAPIARAALGLDPVAAQPTIAEGTAIAQPLRTSECLRAMRESGGGAVMLAEDEIAAASLMLAKRGVYVEPTCAQAAAAFGKLLASGKIAGRESTVVVLTGTGLKSTPRYAELLGVEI
- a CDS encoding alanine racemase, translating into MNLDELTTPALVLDLGVLKRNLAMMQRAIARHPGVVLRPHLKTAKSRDVAMLAAPDFGPVTVSTLAEARYFAEGGWRDQIYAVGITPQKLDAVAALNADGADVKVITDDVEAAQAIAAHPGKIRALVEVDVGEGRGGVPPDEARAIAAALGGKLAGVFTHAGHSYGGRSIPEMAAIAELERAGVVRAADALREAGFKLEIVSLGSSPTALHAEKLDGITEIRAGVYMFGDLFQAQLGTHPEGDIAVTVLASVIGRKPARGALLLDSGALAMSKDRSTEKAPRDYGFGLVLDMDGGNTLGEPILTRVHQEHGEAVPAPMLPIGTKLRVAPNHTCLTAAAFDRYHVVDGSREVIAVWDRVNGW
- a CDS encoding M20/M25/M40 family metallo-hydrolase; the protein is MQNLPWENELARLAADLVRMDSRSHLSNIAVADRIEAELDGFEIERLDYVDGAGVAKRALVAHRGGPGGLALSGHMDTVPATGWTDDPWSGAIRDGVLHGLGAVDMKGAVAACIMAAKQAPRATLLITTDEETTKQGARIIAGQSKLAQKAGLAGIVVAEPTSLIPVRGHRAHIAFTATAEGVQAHSSTGKGLNANWALIPFLVEVKAMFERLRNDPSLQDTAYDPVFSDFNLVVDNHGTAVNVTVAKATARIKFRYSHKIDPSPVLSVMREAARANGLTLEEAHEGHPPELPADHPLIRRACAITGEAARTAPYGTDASELQAIAPCVVLGPGPIETAHTPHESVALDQLNRAVPIFQSLLAG